The Thermodesulfobacteriota bacterium genome contains the following window.
CCGCCCGCTCGTCCAAAAACTCATCGAGGAGCTCAATAAGGGCGACGAATACGACGAAGAAGCCGGATTCGGCAGTGAAGGTGAAGACGAGATAGGCGTCGGTAGACTCATACCCGAAGCCGCCGTCCCGGAGAAAAATTTCAATAAAAAAAGGACACCCAAAGGGGGTGACAAAAATGTCAGGGGGGAGGGTGACAAAAATGTCACCCGGGGGGTGACAATATTATCACCCGGGGGGGTGACAAAAATGTCACCCAAAGAAAACAAATATAGGAAGAAGATAAATAGTATAGGAACCCTCGAGAGCAACCTTACCTACGTAGGGGCAAAAAGCGGCGTTTCCAAGGCCCCGAACAAGGAAAAAGAAAGGGTTCGTAAAAGCATAAGAGACGCCATTTTCAGAAAGAGGATATTCGAGACGTACGACAACCTTGTAGACATCAAACCGATGGAAGAAATAGTCGAGGAAGGTGCGCACAGGGCGTGTAAGGACATAGCCATAAACAGGGTCCTCGATATCGAAGAAAAGGGCGTCACACTCGACCCCTCTGAAGTAGCGCGTGAGGTAAGAGCCTCCTTCCCCTACGAAGGCATTCCCAAGGGGAGCGAGAGCAGGGCGAGGGATTTTTACGTCGGCACACTATGCGAGCTCGTCGCGGAGGCGGCGGCCAGATCGCTGTCCGGCGGCAGACTAAAGCCTAAGGGTTGAATCGCCGACGCCGGCCCGGGCATCTCATTTTCGGAGACACTGCTTCAGCGCCACACACTACGCCGGGCCCTGTACGGCTCGCCCGGCGTTTGACATTTATCGAGGTCTATTTAATATATTTTTCCGCAAAAATTCAAAAACAGGGGGAGAATACATATGGCAGGCGGCTCGCTGAACACAAAAGAGGCCAGAGAAGTTCTCAAAAAAAATAAAATCGTTATAGCAGGAGTGGGAGAAACGGAGCAGGGGAAAATCCCCGACAAGAGTTCCTTTCATTTCCTCTCCCAGGCATCCAAGCTCGCCATAGAAGATGCTGGAATCAAGAAATCGGACGTCGACGGACTCGTCACCGCGTTCTCGCTCGTCGAGCACACCTTCATGCACTGCACTACTTTTGCCGACTACTTCGGACTAAGGCCGAGGTTCTTTTCGTCCGTGGCCGTCGGCGGAGCGACGGCCGTATGGATGGTCGCCGAGGCCGCGATGGCCATAGCCTCCGGCCAGGCCGAGGTCGTCCTCTGCGTAAGGGGCGACAACACGCTCTCCGGTATATCCTCTTCCGGCATGGTCGCCCTCATAAGGGAAATGTGCCACGCAGAGTTCGAATTCCCCTACGGTCTCACCACCCCCGGCGGATACGCACTTGCCGCACAGAGATACCTCCACGACTTCGGCGCCACCCGCGAGCATCTCGCGGCCGTGGCCGTCACGATGCGTAAGCACGCGGCCAACAAAGAGAACGCGATGAACAAGGAGCCCCTTTCCATAGACGACGTTCTCAACTCGCGCATCATAGCCGAGCCCCTCTCCAAGTACGATTGCTCCATCATCTCCGACGGCGGCGCCGCGTTCATCGTCACGACGGAGGCGAAGGCAAAAGAGCTCGGCATCCAGAATCCGCTCGCGTACCTCTGGGGCATGGGTCAGGGATACTCGCACCAGTACCTCACATCGCTCAAAAACCTCGACCAGATATATAACGCCGTCAACACCTCCGGGCAGAAGGCGTTTCAAACGGCTGGCCTAGGGCCGAAGGACGTCGACGTGGCGTTCCTCTACGACTGCTTCACGATAACCGTTCTCCTCGAGCTCGAAGGGCTCGGGTTCGTCCCCAAAGGCGAGGGCGGCGCGTTCGCGCTCGAAGGGCGCATGGAGATAGGCAAGGACCTCCCCGTAAACACCCACGGCGGGCTCCTGTCACAGGCGCACCTCGGCGCGATGCACCACGTGGTCGAGGCCGTGCTTCAGCTCAGAAAGCAGGCCGGTCCGCGTCAGGTCGAGGACGCCGACGTTGCGCTCGTACACGGAAACGGCGGCATCGTATCCGCACACAGCACGATACTCTTAGGGAAAGAAGCCCTTTCATAATCAAAAGGAGACTCACAGGACAATGGCTGAAAATAAACCATACGAGAAACCACTGCCGGATTTTCGTCCGGAAACGAAACCCTACTGGGAGGCGGCCAGGAAGCACGAGCTCGTGCTCCCGAGATCGAAGGCCACGGGGGAATTCTTCTTCTACCCGCGCGCCATCTCCCCGGGCGACGACATGTCCGAGGACATAGAATGGGTAAAGGCCAGCGGGAAGGCGAAGGTCTGGACCTTCTCGATTCACCACATGGGCCCGACAAAGGCATATAAAAACGATCCTCCCTACGTCGTGGCGCTGGTCGAAACCTCAGAAGGCGTAAAGATGATGACGAACATCGTCGACTGCGACGTAAGGGACGTTCAGATAGGCATGGACGTCGAGGTCGTATTCGACGACGTCACGCCCGAGGTTACGCTCCCCAAGTTCAGGCCGGCGAAGTAAGAAGGGCAGGGGGGCAGGTAGGGCAGGCAGGAGGGCGAGCGGGGAAAGGCGGCGCGGAGCAGCCTTTTTAGTGCGCTCGACTTCGCGGACGGGCAGTTCGTATCAATCAAAACAGGAGACTTCGACAATGCCGCAGGAAGATACCAGGGTTTTTTACGAGGACCTCGAAGAGGGCGCCGAGCACAAGAGCACCGGGAGGACGATAACCGAAACTGACGTCGTCAGCTTCGCCGGGCTTTCCGGGGACTTTAACAACATGCACATAGACGAGGAGTTCGCCAGGAACACCGTGTTCAAGGGCAGGGTGGCGCACGGCCTCTGCGTCCTTTCGGTGGCGTCCGGGCTCTGGTTCACCATGCCGCGCCTCGCGACGATAGCCTTCATGGGGCTCGAGGACTGGAGATTCTCGGGCGCCGTCAAGTTCGGAGACACTATTCATATCACCAGAAAGCTCGTGGAAAAGAGGGAGCACAAGCGTCCGAACATGGGCTTTTTAATCTTCGAGGTAAACGTCCACAACCAGTCGGGCGAGATAGTCCAGAAGGGTAAATGGGTCATACTGGTACAGAGAAAAGAATCTGCATAAAATTCAGGCGGGAACCACCGGTTTCCGCCCTCTACCGGGCGGCACGGGCCCCGTGCCGCCCGCACTAACTCACATCCATAATTCACAATTTATTTCTTAAGTACGTCTCATTTATTAAATTTTCAGCCAAATTCTAAAAAAGAGTCTTGACATTGGTTCGCCAAGTGTGATAAAAACCATCCATATGGTTGGTATAGCCTTTGTGGAAGGTGGAAATCCACGTATATCACACAAATAACTTATAGGAGGTATGGAGAGACATGGCAATAGACCTATTGCTTGGGTACGTTTTGTTACTCGTTGGATTTGTGTTTTTCTGTAACGGTATGACCGTGCTCGGAAAGACCGGGGCCAAAGAGGTTGGAGTACTGAATCTCGGCGTGGCCATATTGATTCTCGTGGCAGCTTGGCATCTGCACGGCCTGGAGCAAACCGCCGCAACAGCTTTAATATCGGTATTCGCTCTTATCTATCTCATGGTTGCCGGTATTTTTATCCATGGATACGATGCTAAGGGTTTAGGGTGGTTCTGTCTTTTCGCGACCGTAGTCTTCATCTGGTACGGTCTCCACTTCATGAACCTCGATGCGGTTATCCCCGGGTTTAAATACTATGCCTACTTTGCCTGGGCATGGGCGCTTCTAACCCTTCTCTGCTGGCTCGTGTTCTCGCTCGGAAAGGCATTGGCTCCGGCGGTTGCATGGCTCTTCGTTATAGAGTCCATCGTAACGCTGCTCATCCCCGGAATGCTGATCCTTACCGGGAAATGGACGCCGGTTGCCGCGTGGGTTGCATCGCAGACCCCGCAGTAAATTTTGGCTGAAAGCAGGCAAAATCAAAATTAAAACATCGGGAGCCCTTTCGAATACCGGGAGGGCTCTTTTTTATTTTTGCCCCCCGTCCCACATTTTACTTGCCTTTAGTTGCTAAAATTTTTAAAATACCGGTAAGCTTTTCCTAGGAGGTTTCATAATGAGAGACGTATACATATTGGGCGTCGGAACCACCGCTTGCGGCAGGTTTCCGGAAAAGGCGGCTCACGTGCTCGGCCGCGAGGCGGCGTGGGCGGCCATAAAAGACGCCGGCATTCATCCGAGAAAGATAGAGATAGCCTTCTGCGGCCATGTCTATCAGGGCATGGGCGTCGGGCAGAGAACACTCAAGGAAATAGGGCTCGTCGGGCAGCCCACCATAAACGTCGAAGGCGCCTGCGGCAGCGGCACGCTTTCGTTCTGGGAGGCCTGGAGGACTATAGCATACGGTCAGTACGACATAGCCCTCGCCCTCGGGGTCGAAAACCTTAGCCGCGTTATGTCGGGCGGCCCGCTCCCCCTTGAAGAAGACGATATCGAAGTCGCGCTCGGTATGGGCATGCCTGGACTCTACGCCATCAGGGCCAAGAGATACATGGAAGAATACGGCGTTACGGCCGAGCAGTTGGCCAAGGTTGTGGTAAAGAGTCGTAAGCATGCGGCTATGAACCCCGTGGCCCAGTACAGAAAAGATATAACAATAGAAGAAGTTCTTAATTCGCCAATGATAGCGGACCCGCTCACGAGGAATATGTGCTGTCCGGTGGGCGACGCGTCGGCCGCGGCGGTCCTTTGCTCCGGTGACCTCGTAAAGAAGCTCGCCGTAAAGGAGCCGATAAAGGTTCTCGGCTGCGTGGCGCAGTCCGGCAAGTACTCGAGCCCGAAAGGCCTCACCTGTGACCCCTCGGAAAACGTTACACGAACCTCGAACCTCGCCTACGAAATGGCAGGGCTCGGCCCCGAGGATATGGACGTCGCCGAGATACACGACGCCTTCTCGATAGCCGAGATGATAGTCTACGAGGCACTCGGTTTCTGCGGAAAAGGGGAGGGCGCAAAGCTCGTAGAGGATGGAAGCACCTGGATAAACTCGGGCGGCGTCGCGGTTAACCCCGGCGGCGGCCTCCTTTCGAGGGGCCATCCCGTAGGGGCGACGGGCCTCCTTCAGACGGCCGAGATAGTATGGCAGCTCCGGGGCGAAGCGGGCGCGCGTCAGCAGAAGGACGCCAAGGTCGGCATCATCGAAACCATGGGCGGCGCCCAGCCCGCCATGGACGGCATAACCTGCGTCGTGAGCGTACTGGGCAAGTAGGGTGGGGCCGGTTGCCGCATCTGTCATTGCGAGGGAGCGTATTTCGCAACCGCGGCAATCTCAAGGGTGGGGCGTTTCCGGCTGCAGTAAAAAATTGTCATTATAATTAATTTTGAGAAAACCAGGTTATGAGAAAAGGGGGTGATTCGTCGCCCCCTTTTTTTTAAAATATGAGCGATTTAATAAATACAGCAAAGGCGCTGGCTGATCTCATACTCTCCTCGGAAAATGCCGCCGCCCTCACGGGGGCCGGCATAAGCACCGAGTCCGGAATACCTGACTACCGCTCCCCCGGGACGGGTCTCTGGGAGAAGATGGACCAGTCCGTCGTATCCCTGGAGGGCTTTAAGCGAAACCCCTCCAAATATTACGAATATGCCATGGGGCTTCACCCAATAAGACAGGCTGCGAGGCCGAACCCGGCCCATATGCTGCTCGCCGCGCTCGAGAGGGAAGGGCGGCTCAGGGGCGTAATCACCCAGAACGTAGACGGCCTCCACCAGGACGCCGGCTCGGGCGAGGTGCACGAGCTCCACGGCTCCCTCCGCCAGGTCGTCTGCCTTTCCTGCTCCTCCCTTCATTCCATGGACGAGGCCATGGAGAAGGTCGTTTCCGGGGAAAACCCCCCTCTTTGCCCCGGATGCGGGGGCGTTTTAAAGCCGAACGCCGTATTTTTCGGCGAAATGCTCCCCACCGTCCCCTGGCAAAGGTCCCTGGAGCTCGCCCGTAAGGCCGACCTCTTCGTAGCCATAGGCTCTTCGCTCCAGGTCTCCCCGGCCAACACCCTCCCCGACATAGCCCTTCAGGCGGGCGCCCGTCTCGTAATCCTCAACCTCATGCCCACCCCCTTCGATACGGACGCCGAGCTCGTCATACGGGAGAAAATAGGCGAATTCGCCTCCGCTGTAACCTCCATTCTCGATTCAGAAACCCCCGGATCCTGACTTTATTTTAATTTTGGTGGAATTAAGCCCGTAACTTAAGTTTTTTTCCAATTCTTAAAAAAAACCTCTTGACACAGCTATGCCATTTTTGATATAAGTACAAGAGATGGGGCTTTGATTCGTAGTTTTCTACGTTTCTCCTCTAAAGGTTGGTAACAATCCGGTTCTTAAAAATCTATATAAGGAGGTTTGTAATATGCCAAGTCATCTTAATGTCCCAACGAAGTATTGGGAGCTCACTAAGGAGGTTCCACCGCCTCCAATAGAGAGAGACATAAAGTCGTGGATCATAGCGAACCCTTCGGACCCGCTGTGGGACATCGATGTTCTCCCTCTGACTTACACGGATAGCCGTTGGTCTGCCTTTGTCGTAAGGGTAGATGCGGCTACCAGGCAGCGTCTTTGCCCGAATCCGCCTCTCACGGTCTGGGACGGAGAGAACGCAGATTTGGTCGAGTTCTGGTACGTTGACCACAAGCACACCATGCTTGGGCCATACCTCGAGTTCGGTGTAACGATTTCGGCCACCTACAAGGACCCGAAAGGTAACGTATGGAAAGCCGGTTACTATCCGTACATGTACCTCACCGGCGACGCTCCGGTTGACGCCGGCCGTGTGCTCGGTTTCCCGAAGAAGATGTCCTACATCAGGTGCTCCGTTCATGGCGGGGATAAAGAGACGGACTTCTTCGGTTTTGCAATGTCCCGTAACGGCTATCTCATGCATAGCGCTACGGGTAAGTTCGATGACAAGCAGGTAACGCCTCCGTTCTTCTATGGGAAGGTAGACTGGGGTAAATTCAACATGAAAGTTATCACCAGGCCGGATGTTTCCAGCTCCGAATGGCAGCTCACCTATCTGCCGTCGGAACTGCCGCCCGCATTCAACATCAAGGGGCACCGCTTCCAGATTAAGCCGGAGCACACCCGCACGGCTTCTGGCGACGCCATCAACTGGTTTATGCAGGCAACACCGTTTGACAACATGGGCGCGGAACTCAAGATCCAGGAAGTCACGGGTCTTATTTCCTTCGTATTCGACCTTATCATTCCGCCGGCCAATGTTCTCTGGACCGAGACCTACGAGCGTCCCGCCAGCTACAGGGGCTACGCAACTCCGTACAAGTACGGTCTGCGTCAGCAGTTCCCGATCAGCCAGGGCTCGTAAGCCAGGCCTTTGTTAGTAAAGCGGTAGGAAGTAGAAGTATAAATTTTAAGAAGAAAATCATAGGAGGTAGTTACAATGGGTTTACAGGCAAATGAATATAGCTACCCGTGGTTGGCGGAAGGTGAAGTTCCGCCGTTACCACTTGACAGGGACAGGATACACATCATCAGCCAGGGCGTAGCGGACCCTGTTTTCGACTATGACATCATCCCGCTCACCTACACGGAAAGCCGCTGGATGGCCTATGTTATCCGCGCTGACCTGAAGGACATGAAGGCAGTAACCCCCGAGCCGATCCAGGTTCAGGACGACGTTATCGAATTCTGGTACGTTATCCACAGGAACACCATGCTTGGGCCATACATGGAAATGGGCGTAACGTTCTCGGCAAGCGTAGACTCCGGCGACGGACAGATCTACAAGGCCGGGTACTACCCCTACATGTATCTTTCCAACGACTCCCCGATCTTCGCTGGTAAGGAGCCGTTCGGATTCCCGAAGAAAGCCGCTTACATCGCCGCTTTCGAGCACGGAACCAACAACAACTACTTCAACATGCTCATGGAGCGTCGTGGATACATCCTCCACACCGCCAACGGCCGCTATTCCGACAAGCCTCTTTCCGTAAGACCTACGTTCTACGGCAAGACCGACTGGGGCCGCATGAACTATCGTATCACGACCAGGCCGGACATAACGAACAGCATTCACGAAGTTACGTACCTTCCGTCCGAGCTGCCGCCGGGATTCGGAACGGGACACCGCTTCCAGCTGAACCCGCAGAGCATCCGCACAGCGACCGGCGCTGACATCCGCTCCTGGTACATGTCCGGAACCCCGTTTGACTTCATGGGCGGACAGATACCGGCTACGGAAGTAGTTGGTCTCATCAGCTTCACCTTCAACCTCATCATCCCGCCGGCCAAGACCATCTGGACGAAGACGGTTGAAAGGGGCGAGGCGGACTTTGGCTCGATCCTGTACTCGACTCCGTTCAAGTACACGATGCGCCATCGCTTCCTCCTTCCGCAGTACTCCCAGGGCTAATCACCCGAAGAGTCACTGTCCGGAAGCAATCAGGACAATCACAGCGGGGCTCCCTCGGAAGAGGGAGTCCCGCTTTTTTTGCCCTTTTCCTGAATCACTCGCCTTTCAGAAATACATAAAA
Protein-coding sequences here:
- a CDS encoding MaoC/PaaZ C-terminal domain-containing protein, encoding MPQEDTRVFYEDLEEGAEHKSTGRTITETDVVSFAGLSGDFNNMHIDEEFARNTVFKGRVAHGLCVLSVASGLWFTMPRLATIAFMGLEDWRFSGAVKFGDTIHITRKLVEKREHKRPNMGFLIFEVNVHNQSGEIVQKGKWVILVQRKESA
- a CDS encoding OB-fold domain-containing protein; its protein translation is MAENKPYEKPLPDFRPETKPYWEAARKHELVLPRSKATGEFFFYPRAISPGDDMSEDIEWVKASGKAKVWTFSIHHMGPTKAYKNDPPYVVALVETSEGVKMMTNIVDCDVRDVQIGMDVEVVFDDVTPEVTLPKFRPAK
- a CDS encoding thiolase family protein, encoding MRDVYILGVGTTACGRFPEKAAHVLGREAAWAAIKDAGIHPRKIEIAFCGHVYQGMGVGQRTLKEIGLVGQPTINVEGACGSGTLSFWEAWRTIAYGQYDIALALGVENLSRVMSGGPLPLEEDDIEVALGMGMPGLYAIRAKRYMEEYGVTAEQLAKVVVKSRKHAAMNPVAQYRKDITIEEVLNSPMIADPLTRNMCCPVGDASAAAVLCSGDLVKKLAVKEPIKVLGCVAQSGKYSSPKGLTCDPSENVTRTSNLAYEMAGLGPEDMDVAEIHDAFSIAEMIVYEALGFCGKGEGAKLVEDGSTWINSGGVAVNPGGGLLSRGHPVGATGLLQTAEIVWQLRGEAGARQQKDAKVGIIETMGGAQPAMDGITCVVSVLGK
- a CDS encoding thiolase family protein, whose translation is MAGGSLNTKEAREVLKKNKIVIAGVGETEQGKIPDKSSFHFLSQASKLAIEDAGIKKSDVDGLVTAFSLVEHTFMHCTTFADYFGLRPRFFSSVAVGGATAVWMVAEAAMAIASGQAEVVLCVRGDNTLSGISSSGMVALIREMCHAEFEFPYGLTTPGGYALAAQRYLHDFGATREHLAAVAVTMRKHAANKENAMNKEPLSIDDVLNSRIIAEPLSKYDCSIISDGGAAFIVTTEAKAKELGIQNPLAYLWGMGQGYSHQYLTSLKNLDQIYNAVNTSGQKAFQTAGLGPKDVDVAFLYDCFTITVLLELEGLGFVPKGEGGAFALEGRMEIGKDLPVNTHGGLLSQAHLGAMHHVVEAVLQLRKQAGPRQVEDADVALVHGNGGIVSAHSTILLGKEALS
- a CDS encoding acetoacetate decarboxylase family protein, encoding MGLQANEYSYPWLAEGEVPPLPLDRDRIHIISQGVADPVFDYDIIPLTYTESRWMAYVIRADLKDMKAVTPEPIQVQDDVIEFWYVIHRNTMLGPYMEMGVTFSASVDSGDGQIYKAGYYPYMYLSNDSPIFAGKEPFGFPKKAAYIAAFEHGTNNNYFNMLMERRGYILHTANGRYSDKPLSVRPTFYGKTDWGRMNYRITTRPDITNSIHEVTYLPSELPPGFGTGHRFQLNPQSIRTATGADIRSWYMSGTPFDFMGGQIPATEVVGLISFTFNLIIPPAKTIWTKTVERGEADFGSILYSTPFKYTMRHRFLLPQYSQG
- a CDS encoding acetoacetate decarboxylase family protein; translation: MPSHLNVPTKYWELTKEVPPPPIERDIKSWIIANPSDPLWDIDVLPLTYTDSRWSAFVVRVDAATRQRLCPNPPLTVWDGENADLVEFWYVDHKHTMLGPYLEFGVTISATYKDPKGNVWKAGYYPYMYLTGDAPVDAGRVLGFPKKMSYIRCSVHGGDKETDFFGFAMSRNGYLMHSATGKFDDKQVTPPFFYGKVDWGKFNMKVITRPDVSSSEWQLTYLPSELPPAFNIKGHRFQIKPEHTRTASGDAINWFMQATPFDNMGAELKIQEVTGLISFVFDLIIPPANVLWTETYERPASYRGYATPYKYGLRQQFPISQGS
- a CDS encoding helix-turn-helix domain-containing protein, with the translated sequence MSDKKQDKTKIVQIWGEILDEGFTSVPNILLRYRSRIGLKPKHVMLIIDIMSYKWDSKYPFPSYSTLAQRSGIEERSVKRITQDLEELGLLVKSPRFDEETGAQVTTVFDFRPLVQKLIEELNKGDEYDEEAGFGSEGEDEIGVGRLIPEAAVPEKNFNKKRTPKGGDKNVRGEGDKNVTRGVTILSPGGVTKMSPKENKYRKKINSIGTLESNLTYVGAKSGVSKAPNKEKERVRKSIRDAIFRKRIFETYDNLVDIKPMEEIVEEGAHRACKDIAINRVLDIEEKGVTLDPSEVAREVRASFPYEGIPKGSESRARDFYVGTLCELVAEAAARSLSGGRLKPKG
- a CDS encoding AmiS/UreI family transporter produces the protein MAIDLLLGYVLLLVGFVFFCNGMTVLGKTGAKEVGVLNLGVAILILVAAWHLHGLEQTAATALISVFALIYLMVAGIFIHGYDAKGLGWFCLFATVVFIWYGLHFMNLDAVIPGFKYYAYFAWAWALLTLLCWLVFSLGKALAPAVAWLFVIESIVTLLIPGMLILTGKWTPVAAWVASQTPQ
- a CDS encoding NAD-dependent deacylase gives rise to the protein MSDLINTAKALADLILSSENAAALTGAGISTESGIPDYRSPGTGLWEKMDQSVVSLEGFKRNPSKYYEYAMGLHPIRQAARPNPAHMLLAALEREGRLRGVITQNVDGLHQDAGSGEVHELHGSLRQVVCLSCSSLHSMDEAMEKVVSGENPPLCPGCGGVLKPNAVFFGEMLPTVPWQRSLELARKADLFVAIGSSLQVSPANTLPDIALQAGARLVILNLMPTPFDTDAELVIREKIGEFASAVTSILDSETPGS